The following proteins are co-located in the Diorhabda carinulata isolate Delta chromosome 4, icDioCari1.1, whole genome shotgun sequence genome:
- the LOC130892253 gene encoding vesicular integral-membrane protein VIP36, whose protein sequence is MFLIFLLIWNHHQLTSVRYWRKSAKMYFNFFSSVILLSRYLSVINSQSQWNTRDFMKREHSLIKPYYGSGIDIPFWQFTGSTIVTPNYIRLVDDSQSKRGAIWNTMPVTSRNWDIQVQFKVHGKGKDLFGDGFAIWYAKDRLIDGPVFGSKDLFEGLAIILDTYSNHNGPHNHQHPYISAMINNGSLSYDHDRDGTHTQLAGCEAKFRNFDHDTYISIKYENDILTVSTDFENKAAWKECFQVKGVRLPTGYYIGVSATTGDLSDNHDIMSIRLYELDLGVEDYTGEDRSKIIPSASYFEAPRDHVDDPPSSMSGTKLFFLMLGASILIVVCVVLGIMFYQKQQEKSRKRFY, encoded by the exons atgtttttaattttccttttaatttggAATCATCATCAGTTAACTTCTGTGCGATATTGGAGAAAGAGTGCAAagatgtattttaattttttctctagtGTAATTTTATTGTCTCGATATTTAAGTGTGATAAATTCACAATCACAATGGAATACAAGAGACTTCATGAAAAGGGAACATTCATTAATTAAACCGTATTATG GTTCAGGAATAGATATACCTTTCTGGCAATTTACCGGAAGCACGATAGTAACACCTAATTACATTCGTTTAGTGGACGATTCCCAAAGTAAAAGAGGTGCCATTTGGAATACTATG CCCGTTACAAGTCGTAATTGGGATATTCAGGTTCAATTTAAAGTGCACGGTAAAGGGAAAGATTTATTTGGGGATGGTTTCGCTATATGGTATGCAAAAGATAGATTAATCGATGGTCCGGTTTTCGGTAGTAAAGATCTATTTGAAGGCTTAGCTATAATTTTAGACACGTATAGTAATCACAACGGACCACATAAt CATCAACATCCTTATATATCTGCTATGATCAACAACGGTAGTTTATCTTATGATCACGATAGAGATGGTACTCATACTCAATTAGCTGGATGTGAGgcaaaatttagaaattttgatcATGAtacttatatttcaataaaatacgaaaatgaTATATTAACAG taTCTACCGATTTCGAAAACAAAGCTGCTTGGAAAGAATGTTTCCAGGTAAAAGGAGTGAGATTACCAACTGGATATTACATAGGAGTTTCAGCGACTACTGGAGATTTGTCAGATAACCATGATATTATGTCCATACGACTTTACGAACTTGATTTGGGAGTCGAG GATTATACAGGTGAAGATAGATCGAAAATAATACCATCTGCAAGTTATTTCGAAGCTCCAAGGGATCACGTCGACGATCCTCCATCATCCATGTCCGGAACAAAATTATTCTTCTTAATGTTGGGTGCCAGTATCCTCATTGTAGTATGCGTAGTTCTGGGAATcatgttttatcaaaaacaacaagaaaaaagtagaaaaagattttattga
- the LOC130892254 gene encoding caspase-7-like, whose translation MNQECKDVIIDNFVQLMKNCDVQVLTKPLIKKGVFRELEINQIFSTDDTKHNKRIFFFALQKKENGWIPFLEALRETGQNSIANMLLRKGPTVFNEIMNSPDIEDEPLPDLSKLNLPINDTTDTLKVKVTLSSSFLDTYEHNGTVGFYTSRSQKRGRCLIINNYEFNNKDLPYRNGALVDQENLKKLFNQMGGWDLISHTNKTTSQMNMIIKNFANYKNNYLYDICFIIIMSHGGERCNDTVIYGIDANIQDNYISESNMRKWFSNENCLYWRGKPKILLFSVCRGAERHIPIKHKQITEIDGALNHSQVTSIPPLINLRSDEDMLIGFSTLLGYQSHRDYNRGTWYIELLCKNIMNYAHNHSINDIMLMVDEGFRLRISEKCTMQTSEIVNIGFKRLYLHPGLYFENGILKKYSEDVNLSNGTK comes from the exons ATGAACCAAGAATGCAAAGATGTTATCATTGACAATTTTGTGCAGTTGATGAAAAATTGTGATGTTCAAGTTCTTACGAAACCCCTTATAAAAAAAGGGGTTTTCAGAGAAttggaaataaatcaaatattttcg ACAGATGACACAAAACACAACAAGAGGATATTTTTCTTTGCCCTGCAGAAAAAAGAGAATGGTTGGATTCCGTTTTTAGAAGCATTAAGAGAGACTGGTCAAAATTCTATTGCTAACATGTTACTACGAAAGGGACCTacagtttttaatgaaataatgaattctCCTGATATAGAAGATGAACCATTACCGGATTTAAGCAAATTAAATCTACCAATAAATGATACAACGGATACTCTGAAAGTTAAAGTTACtctttcatcatcatttttagATACTTATGAACATAATGGTACCGTGGGTTTTTATACTTCAAGATCACAAAAAAGAGGAAGATGtcttataattaataattacgaATTTAATAATAAGGATCTTCCGTATAGGAATGGAGCTTTAGTTGAtcaagaaaatctaaaaaaattgtttaatcaAATGGGCGGATGGGATTTAATTAGTCACACTAATAAAACTACTTCA CAAATGAATAtgatcattaaaaattttgcaaattataaaaataactatttgtaTGACATTTGCTTCATTATAATTATGAGTCATGGTGGAGAAAGATGTAATGATACAGTTATTTATGGAATTGATGCTAATATACAAGACAATTATATTTCCGAATCTAATATGCGGAAATGGTTTTCTAATGAAAACTGCTTATACTGGAGGGGAAaaccgaaaattttgttattttcagtttgcag gGGTGCTGAACGACATATACCCATAAAACACAAACAAATAACAGAAATTGATGGTGCTTTGAACCATTCACAAGTTACAAGTATACCACCTCTAATAAATTTAAGATCGGATGAAGACATGTTGATTGGATTTTCTACATTACTAG gATACCAATCCCACAGAGATTACAATAGAGGTACCTGGTACATAGAGCTATTATGTAAGAACATTATGAACTATGCTCACAACCACTCCATAAACGATATAATGTTAATGGTAGACGAAGGTTTCAGATTGAGGATATCAGAAAAATGTACAATGCAGACATCGGAAATTGTTAATATAGGATTCAAAAGATTATATTTGCACCCAGGGTTGTATTTCGAAAATGGTATTCTTAAAAAGTACAGTGAAGATGTTAATTTGTCCAATGGGACCAAGTAA